The following proteins come from a genomic window of Acinetobacter baumannii:
- a CDS encoding minor capsid protein produces the protein MATQMSQQALLDALVSHQAYLYRLSSTEINNLLTQFDSLSNEMISKLRDLLDDLSDAEKTALMSGQYTTPALKEVRTLVQTWQASVASGLLESFTVSATTLAVYEATYQAKTLTNRKIEPNGKTLFNKAKKTPLSGGVLLDSIFARIADETRVRVEQTIRDGLSKGQTNQQIVQRIKGKKALNYQDGLLDQSRNQISTMVRTARSHVSNVALNETYQSIGVKYVKFIATLDSRTSKICMGYSDRVYKKDEPHPVPPLHPNCRSILIPVSDDSGKTIGMRPFNNKVNGEGEIGVVDSNTTFKGWFDKQDAAFQKSWLGPTRYKLFKEGKYSLDKFIDPLTGQPFTLAELKKLDEEMFKRLGL, from the coding sequence ATGGCAACTCAGATGTCACAACAGGCGCTACTTGATGCTCTAGTATCACATCAAGCTTATCTTTACCGACTGTCTTCAACTGAAATCAATAATCTCTTAACGCAATTCGATTCTCTCTCGAATGAGATGATCTCGAAGTTAAGAGACTTGTTGGATGACTTGAGCGATGCTGAAAAGACAGCATTAATGTCAGGACAATACACAACGCCTGCTTTGAAAGAAGTTAGGACATTAGTTCAGACTTGGCAGGCAAGTGTTGCATCAGGGTTGCTTGAGAGCTTCACAGTAAGCGCTACAACCTTAGCAGTATATGAAGCTACATATCAGGCTAAAACTCTCACTAATCGCAAAATAGAGCCAAACGGAAAGACGCTATTCAACAAGGCAAAGAAAACACCTTTAAGTGGTGGTGTACTGCTTGATTCTATTTTTGCGCGAATTGCTGATGAGACTCGTGTGAGAGTTGAGCAAACTATTCGAGATGGTTTATCTAAAGGCCAGACTAATCAGCAGATTGTTCAGCGAATTAAAGGCAAGAAAGCACTTAACTATCAAGACGGTTTGCTTGATCAGAGCAGAAACCAGATTTCTACCATGGTTCGCACTGCTCGAAGTCATGTGTCCAATGTGGCTTTGAATGAAACATATCAGTCCATTGGTGTTAAGTACGTAAAGTTCATTGCAACACTGGATAGCCGTACTTCTAAAATCTGTATGGGTTATTCAGACAGGGTTTACAAGAAGGATGAGCCTCATCCAGTGCCGCCACTTCACCCAAACTGTAGATCAATCCTGATTCCCGTTTCTGATGACTCAGGAAAAACCATTGGTATGCGGCCATTCAACAATAAAGTGAATGGTGAGGGTGAAATAGGCGTTGTGGATTCAAATACAACTTTCAAAGGTTGGTTTGATAAACAAGATGCAGCTTTTCAAAAGTCTTGGCTTGGGCCGACAAGATACAAACTATTCAAAGAGGGCAAATATTCTCTGGATAAGTTTATTGATCCGCTTACAGGTCAGCCATTCACACTTGCTGAACTCAAAAAGCTTGATGAAGAAATGTTTAAGAGGTTGGGATTATGA
- a CDS encoding phage terminase large subunit family protein, which produces MNLSFSPEGAVELTPKQANIYVWGWQPEARFRDAVCGRRFGKTFLAKAEMRRAARLAQKWNVSVEDEIWYAAPTFKQAKRVFWKRLKQAIPPSWRFGKPNETECTITLKTGHVIRVVGLDNYDDLRGSGLFFLIIDEWADCKWAAWEEVLRPMLSTCKYTVNGVQRVGGNVLRIGTPKGYNHCYDTWMDGQNGREPDHKSWIYTSLQGGNIPESEIDVARRKMDPKTFRQEYEASFETYQGVIYYCFERTFNCTEKVVKEGDVLHIGMDFNVQKMAAVVYVRDGEELYAVGEFKDLFDTPAMIEAIKAKYQDHEIIVYPDASGDNRKSSNASETDIALLKKAGFKVQVNSRNPAVKDRINSMNSRLCNTMGERRLYVNLKQCPEFARSLERQIYDDHGQPDKKAGFDHLNDAGTYPVAYMFPLNKKTVGETSIIGLL; this is translated from the coding sequence ATGAACCTATCCTTTAGTCCTGAAGGTGCAGTAGAACTTACACCAAAACAGGCAAATATTTATGTATGGGGCTGGCAACCTGAAGCACGTTTTAGAGATGCAGTGTGTGGGCGTCGATTTGGCAAAACATTCTTAGCAAAAGCGGAGATGCGAAGAGCTGCAAGACTGGCTCAAAAGTGGAATGTATCTGTAGAGGATGAAATCTGGTACGCAGCACCAACCTTTAAACAGGCTAAGCGCGTATTCTGGAAAAGATTAAAACAAGCAATTCCGCCTTCTTGGCGCTTTGGCAAGCCTAACGAAACTGAATGTACTATCACTTTAAAAACTGGTCATGTAATTCGTGTTGTGGGCTTGGACAACTATGATGACCTTCGTGGCTCTGGTTTATTTTTCTTAATTATTGATGAATGGGCTGACTGTAAATGGGCTGCATGGGAAGAAGTGCTTCGCCCAATGCTTTCAACTTGCAAATATACCGTTAATGGCGTGCAGCGGGTTGGTGGCAATGTTCTAAGGATTGGGACTCCAAAGGGGTATAACCACTGCTATGACACTTGGATGGATGGTCAAAATGGACGAGAGCCTGATCATAAGAGTTGGATCTATACATCATTGCAAGGTGGGAACATTCCAGAAAGCGAAATTGACGTAGCTCGTCGCAAGATGGACCCAAAGACCTTTCGCCAAGAATACGAAGCAAGCTTTGAGACTTATCAAGGTGTTATTTATTACTGCTTTGAGCGCACCTTTAACTGCACTGAAAAGGTTGTAAAAGAAGGTGACGTACTTCATATCGGCATGGACTTTAACGTGCAGAAAATGGCGGCAGTTGTCTACGTTCGAGATGGTGAAGAGCTTTATGCAGTAGGTGAGTTTAAGGACCTATTCGACACACCAGCGATGATTGAAGCAATTAAAGCTAAATATCAGGACCACGAAATTATCGTTTATCCAGATGCTTCTGGTGATAACCGCAAATCAAGTAATGCTAGTGAAACTGATATTGCACTACTTAAGAAAGCTGGGTTCAAGGTTCAAGTTAATAGTAGAAACCCTGCCGTGAAAGATCGTATCAACTCAATGAATAGCCGCTTATGCAACACAATGGGCGAAAGACGCCTATATGTGAACCTTAAGCAGTGTCCTGAGTTTGCAAGAAGTCTTGAACGACAAATCTATGATGATCACGGTCAGCCAGATAAAAAAGCAGGCTTTGACCATCTTAATGATGCTGGTACTTATCCAGTTGCTTATATGTTCCCATTAAACAAAAAGACAGTGGGAGAAACTTCAATTATTGGACTACTGTAG
- a CDS encoding recombination protein NinB, whose product MEPRFVIKNHSDINYVIGYLNTNHAKAASEGKPLVVTIKPQSTKRSLNQNALYWEWMQEIQNKTGQDKEDCHFEFKKKFLIHILRRDDEEYAEMCHAITMLKQSESEQYEAVANGVIRETSTTRLSTKQFSEYMGLIQAYASKELGVFLRSPDDPY is encoded by the coding sequence ATGGAACCTAGATTCGTCATCAAAAACCATTCTGACATCAACTATGTAATTGGCTATCTCAATACTAATCATGCAAAGGCAGCGAGTGAAGGGAAGCCTCTGGTTGTTACCATTAAGCCTCAAAGCACAAAGCGTTCTTTAAACCAAAATGCGTTGTATTGGGAATGGATGCAGGAAATCCAGAATAAGACAGGGCAGGATAAAGAAGACTGTCATTTTGAGTTTAAGAAGAAGTTCTTAATTCATATTTTAAGGCGTGATGATGAAGAATATGCCGAGATGTGCCATGCAATCACAATGCTTAAACAATCAGAATCAGAACAATATGAAGCAGTTGCTAATGGTGTAATTAGAGAAACTTCTACAACAAGATTAAGTACAAAACAGTTCTCTGAGTACATGGGGTTAATACAAGCGTATGCATCAAAAGAGTTGGGTGTTTTCCTTAGATCGCCTGATGATCCATATTAA
- a CDS encoding DUF4468 domain-containing protein, giving the protein MKKIIFILAALGIITSHGCITIPSPEEVQRNAYKGYSEVVELNSIPKDQIFELSKIWIAKSFNSANNVIQYADKNTGIIIGKGNFSLKCPDNVKGMNCLAYTSTKAEFTLKIEIKDGKSRLTFSDVHQAVNNYPFYDNISKPIIDSQIKGIVKNYGLDIINQKNDSNW; this is encoded by the coding sequence ATGAAAAAGATTATTTTTATTCTAGCTGCACTAGGAATTATTACAAGTCATGGGTGTATTACTATTCCTTCTCCAGAAGAAGTCCAAAGAAATGCTTATAAAGGATATTCTGAAGTGGTAGAACTGAATAGTATTCCTAAAGATCAAATATTTGAACTTTCAAAAATCTGGATTGCTAAATCTTTTAATTCTGCAAACAATGTCATTCAGTATGCGGATAAAAATACTGGAATAATCATAGGGAAAGGTAACTTTTCTCTTAAATGCCCTGACAATGTAAAAGGTATGAATTGCTTAGCTTATACATCAACTAAAGCAGAATTTACTTTGAAAATAGAGATAAAAGATGGCAAATCCAGATTGACCTTTAGTGATGTACACCAAGCTGTAAATAACTACCCATTTTATGACAATATTTCTAAACCTATTATTGATTCCCAGATTAAAGGGATAGTTAAGAACTATGGTCTTGATATCATAAATCAAAAGAATGATTCAAATTGGTAG
- a CDS encoding DUF4055 domain-containing protein: MTVSTVHPDYAKAMPDWEFMDYALGGERCVKEQGEKLLPKSQGMIMAEEVDPKNKCIYEAFKQRAEYPEWVRDSKRAMIGLVSKLEPDINIVDSRLKPLIEQATTDGFGLKQLFLRVVEAQLSYARCALMLDFDDSGKPYIALYWAKDGINWKEKTVAGRTDLTLSVFKEAHDNSEDEFAHNKECFYRALDIIDGKYRSRLFTDDNTVIEETYPGLGNKTLSFIPVVYVGSMNNTPSIDEMPLMTMAKAAIKYYQLSAEYFQELHLTSHPQPWVSGVDEDKPLRVTGPMAAWQLPQGGQCGYLEIQGVGIEAKRTAMRDQKNAALEAGARVMDIGGAESGEARKARQDDQYSTLYGMVITAAEAIEQVIKYGALWLGLSDKDYRFNVKPDFGSLGFDVNLAKQLYEAVLGNKISMETYWDYIRTGKIPDIEYSQELERIETEMTNSPMTGYVAGVTNGNSDVTTGAT; this comes from the coding sequence ATGACAGTTAGTACTGTTCATCCGGATTATGCAAAGGCAATGCCGGATTGGGAATTTATGGATTATGCCTTGGGTGGGGAACGTTGTGTAAAAGAGCAGGGTGAAAAGCTTTTACCAAAGTCCCAAGGCATGATAATGGCTGAAGAAGTAGATCCAAAAAATAAATGCATCTATGAAGCATTCAAACAACGCGCAGAATATCCTGAGTGGGTGCGTGATTCTAAAAGAGCAATGATTGGTCTAGTGTCAAAACTTGAGCCAGATATCAATATTGTAGATTCACGGTTAAAACCATTGATTGAGCAGGCCACAACAGATGGGTTTGGCTTAAAGCAATTATTCCTTCGAGTAGTAGAGGCTCAGTTGTCTTATGCACGTTGCGCTTTGATGCTTGATTTCGACGATTCAGGTAAGCCATACATTGCGTTGTATTGGGCAAAAGACGGCATTAACTGGAAAGAAAAGACTGTTGCAGGGCGAACAGACTTGACGCTTTCAGTATTTAAAGAAGCTCACGATAATTCTGAAGATGAATTTGCTCACAATAAAGAGTGCTTTTACCGAGCTCTTGATATTATTGACGGCAAATACAGATCAAGATTATTTACTGATGATAATACAGTAATTGAAGAAACATATCCGGGCTTAGGTAATAAGACACTTTCGTTTATTCCTGTTGTTTACGTTGGCAGTATGAATAATACGCCTTCAATTGACGAAATGCCTTTAATGACAATGGCTAAGGCGGCTATTAAGTATTACCAGTTAAGTGCTGAATATTTCCAAGAGTTGCATTTAACTAGTCATCCTCAACCTTGGGTTTCAGGTGTTGATGAAGATAAGCCTTTGCGTGTGACGGGTCCAATGGCTGCATGGCAATTACCACAAGGTGGGCAATGCGGATATCTCGAAATTCAAGGTGTAGGAATAGAAGCTAAACGCACTGCAATGCGTGACCAAAAGAATGCAGCTTTAGAAGCTGGTGCTCGTGTAATGGACATTGGTGGTGCTGAATCAGGCGAAGCACGCAAAGCTCGTCAAGATGACCAGTATTCGACATTGTATGGAATGGTTATTACTGCTGCTGAAGCAATTGAGCAGGTCATTAAGTATGGCGCATTGTGGTTAGGGCTTAGTGATAAAGATTACCGTTTTAATGTTAAGCCTGACTTTGGCTCATTAGGTTTTGATGTAAATCTTGCTAAACAGCTCTATGAGGCTGTATTGGGGAATAAAATCTCAATGGAAACCTATTGGGATTATATTCGAACAGGAAAAATCCCGGATATTGAATATTCCCAAGAGTTAGAGCGCATTGAAACCGAAATGACTAACAGTCCAATGACTGGATATGTTGCAGGGGTGACTAATGGCAACTCAGATGTCACAACAGGCGCTACTTGA
- a CDS encoding putative metallopeptidase produces MKRPYPPEWVLELSEDMSMNFCPAPEITDWLHQGILNPESNLFNEDHEHLIEHTGVKFLWAECGFAKQGRDIHGQAEIVAFRASGWQKDRQEAQMIKWFGELPKALITLDARYCTDCSDEDFMALVEHELYHLAHKYSSMGPCYDADNNAVLQMRGHDVEEFHGVVKRYGMSRDVQTMVELANDGPTISRASIAHACGTCLLKLA; encoded by the coding sequence ATGAAAAGACCTTATCCGCCTGAATGGGTATTAGAACTCAGTGAAGATATGTCCATGAACTTCTGCCCAGCTCCTGAAATTACTGATTGGCTTCATCAAGGGATATTAAATCCAGAAAGTAACCTATTTAATGAAGATCATGAGCACTTAATTGAGCACACAGGAGTTAAGTTTCTATGGGCTGAGTGCGGATTTGCTAAGCAAGGTAGAGATATTCATGGGCAAGCAGAGATAGTGGCATTTAGAGCTAGTGGCTGGCAAAAAGACCGACAAGAGGCTCAAATGATTAAATGGTTTGGTGAATTGCCAAAAGCACTAATTACTCTTGATGCTCGATATTGCACTGACTGTTCAGATGAAGACTTTATGGCGTTGGTTGAGCATGAGTTATATCACTTAGCTCACAAATATAGCTCAATGGGGCCTTGTTATGACGCAGACAATAATGCAGTCCTGCAAATGCGTGGGCACGACGTTGAAGAGTTTCACGGGGTTGTTAAGCGTTATGGTATGTCTCGAGATGTACAAACTATGGTGGAGCTTGCAAATGATGGTCCGACTATATCAAGGGCTAGTATTGCTCATGCATGTGGAACGTGTCTTTTGAAGTTGGCTTAA
- a CDS encoding phage tail tube protein, protein MSSGAKIRLYACEEAVLGTTPANPVWYTVRRVTDSLTENVTTEDSSEVVDSRFRQGAVVTEAEVTGQLEFELSLGTFDLFLNVLAFNNWAANALSFGGGVRKSLTLVKVFEDIGQVFIYRGIQVNTGEMTIQTTGKITGNFGLVGSSFTRQQVNPVTNPIPASTRPLVSMPNVEKLLINGQSIQGKACLQTLTINFSNNLEAIRCIGSGKYTPEFYLEKMMDIGVNANFMFSATSASWIDAIKTRDVFTLTFDITDTKGSKYSFNFPQLEVKEANHPDGGGDDIITIDINFAQVRTSPTIIRALV, encoded by the coding sequence ATGAGTTCAGGCGCAAAAATTCGATTATATGCTTGTGAGGAAGCAGTTTTAGGAACAACTCCTGCAAATCCAGTCTGGTACACCGTTCGCCGTGTTACTGATAGTTTGACTGAAAATGTTACTACTGAAGATAGCAGTGAAGTAGTTGATTCACGTTTTCGCCAAGGCGCTGTTGTAACGGAAGCCGAAGTAACTGGTCAACTAGAGTTTGAATTATCACTAGGTACCTTTGACTTATTCTTAAATGTTCTCGCTTTCAATAACTGGGCTGCAAATGCTTTAAGTTTTGGTGGTGGAGTACGTAAGTCTCTTACCTTGGTAAAAGTCTTTGAAGATATTGGTCAAGTCTTTATTTATCGTGGTATTCAAGTGAATACAGGTGAAATGACGATCCAGACCACAGGCAAAATCACTGGTAACTTTGGTTTAGTAGGTAGCTCATTTACGCGACAGCAGGTTAATCCTGTTACAAATCCTATTCCAGCATCGACTCGCCCTCTGGTGAGTATGCCAAATGTTGAAAAGCTACTTATTAATGGTCAATCAATTCAGGGTAAAGCTTGTCTGCAGACACTTACCATCAACTTTAGTAATAATCTGGAAGCGATCCGTTGTATCGGTTCTGGTAAGTACACGCCTGAGTTTTACTTAGAGAAAATGATGGATATTGGCGTAAATGCTAATTTCATGTTTTCAGCAACATCTGCTTCTTGGATTGATGCTATTAAAACCCGTGATGTATTTACATTGACCTTCGATATTACAGATACCAAAGGCAGTAAGTACTCGTTTAACTTCCCGCAACTTGAAGTTAAGGAAGCAAATCACCCGGATGGTGGTGGCGATGACATCATTACAATAGATATCAATTTTGCCCAAGTGCGTACTAGTCCAACGATTATACGTGCTCTTGTGTAA
- a CDS encoding plasmid partition protein ParG, translating to MTRHDKQMNVRMAHETVSELKEVAKKNRRSVTAQLNQIIEDWLKEQKQQDAKA from the coding sequence ATGACAAGGCATGATAAGCAAATGAACGTTCGTATGGCACATGAAACAGTAAGTGAATTAAAGGAGGTAGCAAAGAAAAATCGTCGATCGGTAACGGCTCAGTTAAATCAAATCATAGAAGACTGGCTAAAAGAACAGAAACAACAGGATGCGAAAGCATGA
- a CDS encoding DUF2280 domain-containing protein encodes MATLKEPVKIFIVQSLACRDTPQEVADAVKQEFGIEIGRQQVAAYDPTKVRGKDLSQKFVDLFNKTREEFDKGAFDIPIVNKFYRLREIQKMYEKAGKNVQLRQSLIKLAREESKSDQKDSMSEKAQIELEIKKLELEEIKRRVNPPKEKPPEEDYRLDLKPDEELPNEPIL; translated from the coding sequence ATGGCAACACTAAAAGAGCCTGTAAAAATCTTTATTGTCCAGTCTCTTGCTTGTCGTGACACCCCTCAAGAAGTAGCAGATGCCGTAAAACAAGAATTCGGCATTGAAATTGGACGACAACAAGTAGCTGCTTATGACCCTACAAAGGTTAGGGGGAAGGATCTAAGTCAAAAGTTTGTAGACCTTTTTAATAAAACTAGAGAAGAATTTGACAAGGGCGCTTTTGATATCCCTATCGTTAATAAATTTTATCGCCTTCGTGAAATCCAGAAGATGTACGAGAAGGCTGGTAAAAACGTTCAGCTAAGGCAGAGCTTAATTAAATTAGCAAGAGAAGAAAGCAAGTCAGATCAAAAAGATTCAATGTCTGAAAAAGCACAAATTGAACTTGAAATTAAGAAGCTTGAACTTGAAGAAATTAAACGCCGAGTTAATCCGCCTAAGGAAAAACCACCAGAAGAAGATTACCGCCTTGATCTAAAACCAGACGAGGAATTGCCGAATGAACCTATCCTTTAG
- a CDS encoding phage tail fiber protein: MANLVFKFSWDHRPFPYNASQGKRQFMLPFASGIPNLAPNFSQVVGTAAISQGGTGATTAAGARANLGAAASGVNSDISELKGLTTPLSISQGGLGADNAQTARMNLGLGTAAVLASTTSQYDPTPGRALRVGDWGIGAEGSRVSDMVAPLNNGFFRTDDTLTNDTGNSIGPYGFFLHCTRRSMGLYTNGSHSFQLGKAASYSALKYRFNNSGTWSNWFNLLTAQNTTTDGNGFIKAASPVVKLFQSHIELNNDAAKQPITFDKLGTGDYLIKGSLGFAQEGWYIEVPKDANGNTVVAVEYSTLENGDLSIKTYKRKFDVEKAAIVADLENPLDIPEGRWIDIRLHEEPEPEPEEPLSETPVDFQPTNLSQAVAAAMNGVEPPEISETDETL, translated from the coding sequence ATGGCAAATCTTGTTTTTAAATTTAGTTGGGATCATCGGCCATTCCCATATAACGCCTCACAGGGCAAGCGGCAGTTTATGTTGCCATTTGCGTCAGGTATTCCCAATCTGGCACCCAACTTTTCTCAAGTAGTTGGTACTGCAGCTATCTCTCAAGGTGGAACGGGGGCAACTACAGCGGCTGGTGCACGAGCTAACCTAGGCGCAGCTGCAAGTGGGGTAAATAGTGATATTAGTGAGCTTAAGGGACTTACAACCCCTTTATCAATTTCTCAGGGAGGATTAGGAGCTGATAATGCACAGACAGCTAGAATGAATTTGGGGTTAGGAACTGCTGCTGTACTAGCGTCAACAACAAGTCAATATGATCCTACGCCGGGACGAGCACTAAGAGTCGGTGATTGGGGGATAGGGGCTGAAGGTTCTCGTGTATCTGATATGGTTGCTCCTCTTAATAATGGTTTTTTTCGAACAGATGACACTTTAACAAATGATACTGGTAATAGTATTGGTCCTTATGGTTTCTTTTTACACTGTACCCGACGCTCAATGGGTTTATATACAAATGGAAGTCATTCATTTCAGCTTGGGAAAGCTGCCTCATATTCTGCCCTGAAGTATCGATTTAATAATAGTGGTACTTGGTCTAATTGGTTTAATTTATTGACTGCACAAAATACTACAACTGATGGAAATGGTTTTATTAAAGCCGCTTCACCAGTCGTTAAGCTTTTCCAAAGTCATATTGAGCTAAATAACGATGCTGCCAAGCAACCGATCACTTTTGACAAATTAGGCACTGGTGACTATCTGATTAAGGGCTCTTTAGGCTTTGCACAGGAAGGTTGGTATATCGAAGTACCTAAGGATGCCAACGGTAATACGGTAGTAGCAGTTGAATATTCAACCTTAGAAAATGGTGATCTTTCTATTAAAACTTATAAACGTAAGTTTGATGTGGAAAAGGCAGCCATTGTAGCTGATCTCGAAAATCCACTTGATATTCCAGAAGGCCGCTGGATTGATATCCGTCTGCATGAAGAACCTGAACCAGAGCCTGAAGAGCCGTTGAGTGAAACACCAGTGGATTTCCAGCCGACTAACTTATCTCAGGCAGTTGCTGCAGCCATGAATGGCGTGGAACCGCCAGAAATCTCAGAAACAGACGAAACACTTTAA
- a CDS encoding GIY-YIG nuclease family protein — protein MNAIVKIETPEQAYQVIEQMKEQLKDVKCSLLEMTSMIGDIEKHEGEFFFNFLKSLSAQGKKQDACMMNTYVMQDVDAGIVKIGKSKNVQARLSAITNISGRSLKIIATFPKDIEKQLHIKYAEFREVGEWFSLPQSELDDLINEAQPSLDLKIKDEDNS, from the coding sequence ATGAATGCGATTGTAAAGATTGAAACACCAGAGCAAGCTTATCAAGTGATAGAGCAGATGAAAGAGCAACTAAAAGATGTGAAGTGCTCATTGCTTGAAATGACATCAATGATTGGGGATATTGAAAAGCACGAGGGGGAATTCTTCTTTAATTTCTTAAAGTCATTGAGTGCGCAAGGCAAGAAGCAGGATGCTTGCATGATGAATACGTACGTTATGCAAGATGTGGATGCTGGAATTGTGAAAATCGGAAAATCAAAAAATGTCCAAGCCAGACTTTCTGCAATCACAAATATAAGTGGAAGAAGTTTAAAGATTATTGCAACCTTCCCTAAAGATATTGAGAAGCAACTGCACATCAAATACGCGGAATTTAGAGAAGTAGGTGAGTGGTTTTCTTTGCCACAATCTGAATTGGATGATCTAATCAATGAGGCACAACCAAGTCTTGATCTAAAAATTAAAGATGAGGATAACTCATGA
- a CDS encoding Arc family DNA-binding protein, with amino-acid sequence MAKDYSQVNFRMPSKLKELLEEKAKDNERSLTAEIVARLEESLDINEKIPTEVMKLIDMSNKNLDRATVLIEKLMARIEELETNKPAD; translated from the coding sequence ATGGCTAAAGATTATTCTCAAGTGAATTTTAGAATGCCTAGCAAGCTCAAAGAATTATTAGAAGAGAAGGCTAAAGACAATGAAAGATCTTTAACTGCTGAAATAGTTGCAAGACTTGAAGAAAGCCTTGATATAAATGAGAAAATCCCAACTGAAGTTATGAAGCTTATAGATATGAGCAATAAGAATTTAGATCGCGCAACTGTTTTAATTGAAAAACTAATGGCACGAATTGAAGAGCTAGAAACAAATAAACCCGCTGATTAG